GGGGGTTCCCCATGTTTCCTGGTGATAAAACAAAGCCAGCATGTGAAAAATCACACTATTAACATTTGAAAATAGACTGCCCATTTGTTCAACCCATACTTATGAAATATTAATTGGAGGCCTATTTATATGTTCAAGCTGCACCACTACACTCTAAGAAATAAAAGTGCTAACTAGAACCATATAGGGTTCTTGGACTTGTCCTCATAGGTCATGCTGTCTAAGCCAATGGTCCACAGAGAAGTCTTGAACTATCATTTCAGAATTTTGAAACTGGTTTTAACACAATTTACTACATTACTCATAGATCTTTATCCACCCTAACGTTAGTTTAACAGGTTAGCCTGGGCCCGTTGGAACCACATCCAGCAAGGCTGACGTGGTGCAGCACAACCCACAACACTCACTGTTCACAATCAAAGTTTTTGGGGGTGCGGGCTGAGAGTGCCCATGCTTTCAACAATCCTTGAAGAGCTCTTTATTACAAAAAGGGTTCTTTGAATGAAAAGGGTTGTTAATGAAACGCTTAGTCTTACTAAGAACTTATAAGAACCCCTGAAGAAGActttctttaaaaaagaaaaaaaagggttcTTCAGAAGCAAATGGTTCTGGGTAGAAccttatggtgccttcaaatggggtggtgtttaccgtgttcacgagaagagtccatatgaacgcccccccaGTTTCTGAAGGCTCGGAGTTCACGAGTTATGACGTGTTTGTTGGCgctgtcagaaatggcggaggccaggGAAGTTCATTTTTGGATacataagtgaatatattgtaattttagacgtatattgtttttcttggtaatatgtctgaggaaaatgttgatatccgTAACTGActaatctttttcctctgtcattattcctttgcatttactgcattatgttacccacttgctaaattgttagcctctctggcttctagatgccgacagtgacgttaatattgccgttgcttagcagcggtgttctcacgacttaaccacttgaataacaagcatatcgtgtacacgactttcCATGTTGTAAATACGAGCTCACGagttccatttgaaggcaccctTTGCCCCTCAGGAAGAACCCTTTTGGAACCCTTATTTCTAAGAGTGTATAATATGAAGTTTTAGGCTGAGAGAAGGTGTTTATAGGAAAAACAACATAGATCTAAGAATTAACACTTTATTACTCTACTGCTTTCCCCTCTATACACTGCCGAACTGTAAAAGGTGTTTTGTGTCGATGTCACAATGTGTTCTTGTTTCATACCTCCAATGCTGACACCAGATAGAAGAGGTCGATCTGGCAGCATCTCATCATCGGAAGTGGCAATTGTTTTGATTGCATCGTGGTAGAGAGGAGTAGAACTGGGCATGGCATACTTGGACATCTGAGACATGATGAGGGATAAAGGATTCTGAGTTGGAGGGTTATCGGGAGAGGAATTAAATGGCATACTGGGATTCATAGAGCCTGGCTGGCTGATGGGTGTAGAGTTGGAACTCCTGGGGGGAAGTGATTGGCCTGCAAAGAACATGAAAAAGAACTGATTAATGTCACAGCAATGCAAGGAACAGCATTAATGATGATCCTATGTAATCTTGGATTTTGAGTGTACCTGTGTCAGTGGAACTACTTCCTCCATTGCCCACTACCTTCCCACTGATTGGACCACCTGGACTTGGAAGAGCCGTTTTAGGAGACGCCCACCCTGGAGAGCCCACAGCCATGGCAGGGGACTTAAGATGTCCTGGAGAGGCAGACGGAGAGTGCAACCCAAGGTTGGAAGACCCCATTATCTGGGGAGACTTcatggaagaagaggaaggagtccCAGCGCCAGACGCAGGGGGAAGATTGGGGTGATGCCCtgcagaggagatgtgtgagGGGGACTTCAGTCCTGGAGCAGAGGGGGAGGGTATAAGAGGAGATGGCTCTTGGTTGAGGGATGGAGATTTGAGCTGATGTGGACGAGGCACTGAAGGAGAGCTCAGGGGGTTGACATTGATTGATAGGTCAGAGGGGTGCCTAGGACCGAGGTCTACTCCCCTGAAGCCTCCAGTCATCGGCATATGACTAAGCCGCGATGTACCTCCCATTTGATTGTGACCTTGCTGGTCAGGCCCAAACATCTCGGGGCCAGGTTGTTGAAGATAGGGCCCTTCCACCTGTCCTCCAGAAAAGGGACCATGATTGGGAAACTGGAAGGGGCCATCAGGTCCTGGAATCATTCCCttatttcctcctcttccaTTCTGTGAAGCCCTGATTCGTGAAATCTCTCCAGGGCTAAACATTTCACCTAAATGCCCCCCTACAGCGGGACCTCCTCTAAGCTTCTGAGATAGCATcatctgctgttgttgctgaaCATTCATCTGTTGGTTCATGTTCATTGTGAGGCTGCTCCCCAGTGGAGAATCCACCAGGTCTCTCATCTGAGGACCCCCTCCAGGAGAGACCATAATGTCCCGCGAACCAGGAAAGTCCATGGGATCACCTCTAGTGGAGGGTGGACCCCGGCCCATTCCCAAATTGTGAAAGTCTGGGCCCCCAGGATTATCCATAATTCTGGAGCCCAGGTTgccctgttgctgctgtttagcTAATCTCTCAAGTTCGAACCTGGGAAGCCCCTGCATCTGCCGTTTCTCCATGAGGCGAAACATTTCCTCATGTGTTAACAGGTGTTCTTGGTCACCTTGCAAGTGCTGAGGAGGTCCACCAGGGTAGCAACCATGAAAGGGACCTCCACCGCCTATGTTGTTGGGCATATCGTCGAGCCAAATCATCCCTGGCCTGGTGGGCCTTTGGGGTCCTAGACCCTCCACTGATAAAACTCCCCCTTTACTACCAGGGAACCCGCCTCCCCCAGGTGGCCCTCTCTGCATCTGTCCCAGGAACCTTGGGCCGCGGGGTCCCTCTTGGTGCATGTCTATCATTCGTGCATTTCCACCCATTCCTCCTCCCATCATGTTGCCAGGACCCCACTGCTGCTCTCCAGGCTTGCTGTGGTAGGGAGGAGGGGGTCCTCTCATCATCATAGGACCTCCGTGCATGCCAATCTCGGTCATCATTCTAAAGTGCTGTGGATGCGTGGGGGGCTGTATTTCCTGTTGCCGTCTCTTCTCTTGGTAGTATTCTTCTTGAAGTTTCCTCCACGCCATTTGCTCTGGGGTCAGCCCATCTGGTCCAAGTAAGGGACCCATGTCGACCCCGGGTGACAGCTGGTGATGGGGGTGTTGTGGTAGGTTGTGGTGAGAGTCCATTTGGGGGCTGTCAAGGGCAGGTCCAGTGAGGGACTGTGTTTGAGAAATGATGGACTGGAGGGGTTCTTCATATTTCTTCATCCCTCCCATCGGAGCCAAGGCCGCCGACAGCATATTACCGCTACTGCAATTTCCAGAGCTATTAGTACCATTGTCACGGTCCTCGAGAATACCGCTCCTATcagtattgttgttattatttagGTTGGAGGGGTTATTACCAGCATTGTTGTTGGGGCCTCCTGTGTCTCCAGGGCCTCCACCTGCCCCACTGCGTAGAAGCAGCCTCTCTATGTCTCTCAGTGTCTGCAAAGAGCGCTCCCTGTGTTCCAGCTGTTCTTTGGAAAGACCATCCATGTTCCCTGGGCCACCCCTCTGGCCTGTATCGCCCTGTAGGTGTGCAGAAAGGATGGAGGGACTTCCCGAGGGAGAAACAGTAGCAACGGGAAGAGACATACCCCCTGCACCCTCCCCATCTCCAGTTCCTGGGACTGGGCCTGCGGGTGTGGTCGTGCTCCCTCCCTCTGACCGATGGGCGACgatgttgttgttattgctgGAGGCTCCACCAGGTCTGGTCTGAGGGGATTCATTATCGGAGTGTCCTGCTGATGACGGTGTCCCTGCACGATGCAACGGGCCTCCAATGCCTGCAGAGGCTGGTCGCGGAGTTCCACTTTGGGATTTGGGGGTGCCTGTGGGTGGAGAGCTGCTGGAGTTTACCTTCTCAGATAGGTTAGGAAGCTTCCCTGATGGGTGGCCCTGTGGCAGACATAAGGAAAAAAactaacattacattacataatgTACATTATTGTTACTTTTAAAAGTAgtaattgttgttattatattatacagtgTATCGTCTATTTGTTAATTTGCCAaaacaacacatgcacagtgcacTTCACTTTCTCAGTACAAGCAGTCACAACAACTGCTAATAGAAACAGGAACAAATATGTACCGGAGACCATAATAGCTAAACAAATTAACCTCACCACATACTTTGCATCTGTGGTTTTACTGTGGAAAAACACTTACACTCAAGATTGCACTCAAACTTgacattttgtttaatttgccGCTGAGCTGTGGATGTCTGACCTGTTCCAACTTGGTGCGTGAAACATTTTGCTGGTGAAACAGAAGGATGGAATCGCTCTGTCCCTTCATCACGGCCTCTGCAGCGCTGTCAAACAAATAAGAGCAATATTGCAAATTAAATGTTTACAGCAGTTACGCAATTCAGTGTTGAACTGGAGatctaaacaaaataaaaaataaaataaaaacatgtgggTTGGTTAATAGAAGATACAGGCTGTTTCTCATGTCCTTGTCTCCTCGCACCTCtggcacaccggctgtgaccgcgaTTGCCTCCTTAATGTtacggttcccttatagcattctgttcaaatctgaaatattggCGGATAAgcgtgtgtgatgtgtgtgtgtgtgtgtgtgtgtgtgtgtgtgtgtgtgtgcgtgtgtgtgtgtgtgtgtgtgtgtgaaatctgactcctgctgctctgagctgagactccgtacgtagcagacactttcactttcaggttGTAGCGTCCGTTGTCCGACTATGTACTGATAACACAGCGCTGGTACGAGAAAATGAAccaaatgggttttatttctataaaacaagcaaaacgacggtgggggcggtgggcaagtaatgtaattggTGTATGcctgaccaccgtgtaacaccggtaacaccgactaccgcggcaagcctagttcatatattgtaattttagtcatatattgtttttctttgtaattttataatctgtctgaggaaaatgttgatactcccaacggcctcatctttttcctctgtcattatgcctttgcatttactgcattatgttaccgcCTTCCTAGCTtgttaaattgttagcctctgtggcttctagacactGACAATAACGTTAATATcgctgttgcttagcagcggtgttctcacgacttaaccacttgaacgccaagcatatcgtgtacaagACTTCCCATGTTATAAACACGAGCTCGCGGGTTTCATTTGAACACGTTGTGAATTGAatcagtaatagtaaatataGCCTGTAAGTTGTCATGAACACTGTTCTGCTCATCTGACAGAGATCAGAAAATAGAGCGGTATAACAAAACAATGGACAGCTGATGCAGCTGTGCCACAGGTCATATTTAAATGACGTTGCTTTAAAATGACATCTACTATACAAGGATGTCTCCTCGACTCCTCCGTCCTCACATCTCTTCCTCGACTCCTCGCTCGCATCTCCCGCGGGatgagggactaagacgcgaggagaggagtcgaggaaaGGAGCCAAGGATGTACAAACTGGGAAATGGGAAAGGCCTAAAGAAAATCCAGTCACCGCTACTGATGTGAATAATCACCTGCATGTCAGGCCTGCAAATAGTTCTCACCTGTTGGCTAGGCTGGTCGTGAAAACGTACACCACTTGCTGTGAAGGCTGAGGTGGCTCTGCCTTTAGCCCCGGTCCCACAACACATCCCATTACAGGACCTGCAGGTTCAGACACGGGCCCTGCAGACAGGCGATCAGAGAGCCCTTGGATAGGACCTGCCAGCCCCCGCTCTCCTAAGAAAAATCAGCAGCACACCGGTTTAATTTGGTCACAGTGGTATC
The Sebastes fasciatus isolate fSebFas1 chromosome 7, fSebFas1.pri, whole genome shotgun sequence genome window above contains:
- the bcl9l gene encoding B-cell CLL/lymphoma 9-like protein isoform X1 codes for the protein MRPPPQSPANQMLQDNKLANHGKQVTGDSRSQIPSANQQAQQQQQGAAGHLGPKGVGAGSHGVKTNQISPGNPGLKAVGQSASGVGGMLKTKSKRERSVSIDSGESRSAVPPALETDAKGEGVMRSKRRCVLEKKQPYSGDEWCSGPDTEEDEDKLHTATHRERGLAGPIQGLSDRLSAGPVSEPAGPVMGCVVGPGLKAEPPQPSQQVVYVFTTSLANSAAEAVMKGQSDSILLFHQQNVSRTKLEQGHPSGKLPNLSEKVNSSSSPPTGTPKSQSGTPRPASAGIGGPLHRAGTPSSAGHSDNESPQTRPGGASSNNNNIVAHRSEGGSTTTPAGPVPGTGDGEGAGGMSLPVATVSPSGSPSILSAHLQGDTGQRGGPGNMDGLSKEQLEHRERSLQTLRDIERLLLRSGAGGGPGDTGGPNNNAGNNPSNLNNNNNTDRSGILEDRDNGTNSSGNCSSGNMLSAALAPMGGMKKYEEPLQSIISQTQSLTGPALDSPQMDSHHNLPQHPHHQLSPGVDMGPLLGPDGLTPEQMAWRKLQEEYYQEKRRQQEIQPPTHPQHFRMMTEIGMHGGPMMMRGPPPPYHSKPGEQQWGPGNMMGGGMGGNARMIDMHQEGPRGPRFLGQMQRGPPGGGGFPGSKGGVLSVEGLGPQRPTRPGMIWLDDMPNNIGGGGPFHGCYPGGPPQHLQGDQEHLLTHEEMFRLMEKRQMQGLPRFELERLAKQQQQGNLGSRIMDNPGGPDFHNLGMGRGPPSTRGDPMDFPGSRDIMVSPGGGPQMRDLVDSPLGSSLTMNMNQQMNVQQQQQMMLSQKLRGGPAVGGHLGEMFSPGEISRIRASQNGRGGNKGMIPGPDGPFQFPNHGPFSGGQVEGPYLQQPGPEMFGPDQQGHNQMGGTSRLSHMPMTGGFRGVDLGPRHPSDLSINVNPLSSPSVPRPHQLKSPSLNQEPSPLIPSPSAPGLKSPSHISSAGHHPNLPPASGAGTPSSSSMKSPQIMGSSNLGLHSPSASPGHLKSPAMAVGSPGWASPKTALPSPGGPISGKVVGNGGSSSTDTGQSLPPRSSNSTPISQPGSMNPSMPFNSSPDNPPTQNPLSLIMSQMSKYAMPSSTPLYHDAIKTIATSDDEMLPDRPLLSGVSIGGNMGNPQTSQILVSQGPIGPHSDPQSPMGIVSQGQQHLPHDASGPVLSSPNQMGMPAMNPAMMGGGAPDGMGPCNVSPLSQNQMAGFTRIQPPPHGPMHSPIGGMSHSFSQSNEDILPPQQLHLSLLRKGHPHQRPSHPSDSFASLPMGEGPDLSEVIRTSHTGIPEFDLSRIIPSDKPSSTLQYFPKSEPHQNPHQGPLSQQPTPQQLLKQLSSSGPPHGSGPSSNPHLANLQNMMAEQQLPPHPSHGGIRQNMGIPQGGSRGMVSGGGMGPMCPPGHMMGRTGMMPQQQLQQQQAMMANSLLHHPSNPYPGMMSSQQHSHNLMAQQNIMMMQAKQRSMSIPGDPFGPQGPLMSPQGPMMAPSHPQSGMMGPQSLRQRGMSLDNPIGYGPGGMANMPF
- the bcl9l gene encoding B-cell CLL/lymphoma 9-like protein isoform X2, which translates into the protein MLQDNKLANHGKQVTGDSRSQIPSANQQAQQQQQGAAGHLGPKGVGAGSHGVKTNQISPGNPGLKAVGQSASGVGGMLKTKSKRERSVSIDSGESRSAVPPALETDAKGEGVMRSKRRCVLEKKQPYSGDEWCSGPDTEEDEDKLHTATHRERGLAGPIQGLSDRLSAGPVSEPAGPVMGCVVGPGLKAEPPQPSQQVVYVFTTSLANSAAEAVMKGQSDSILLFHQQNVSRTKLEQGHPSGKLPNLSEKVNSSSSPPTGTPKSQSGTPRPASAGIGGPLHRAGTPSSAGHSDNESPQTRPGGASSNNNNIVAHRSEGGSTTTPAGPVPGTGDGEGAGGMSLPVATVSPSGSPSILSAHLQGDTGQRGGPGNMDGLSKEQLEHRERSLQTLRDIERLLLRSGAGGGPGDTGGPNNNAGNNPSNLNNNNNTDRSGILEDRDNGTNSSGNCSSGNMLSAALAPMGGMKKYEEPLQSIISQTQSLTGPALDSPQMDSHHNLPQHPHHQLSPGVDMGPLLGPDGLTPEQMAWRKLQEEYYQEKRRQQEIQPPTHPQHFRMMTEIGMHGGPMMMRGPPPPYHSKPGEQQWGPGNMMGGGMGGNARMIDMHQEGPRGPRFLGQMQRGPPGGGGFPGSKGGVLSVEGLGPQRPTRPGMIWLDDMPNNIGGGGPFHGCYPGGPPQHLQGDQEHLLTHEEMFRLMEKRQMQGLPRFELERLAKQQQQGNLGSRIMDNPGGPDFHNLGMGRGPPSTRGDPMDFPGSRDIMVSPGGGPQMRDLVDSPLGSSLTMNMNQQMNVQQQQQMMLSQKLRGGPAVGGHLGEMFSPGEISRIRASQNGRGGNKGMIPGPDGPFQFPNHGPFSGGQVEGPYLQQPGPEMFGPDQQGHNQMGGTSRLSHMPMTGGFRGVDLGPRHPSDLSINVNPLSSPSVPRPHQLKSPSLNQEPSPLIPSPSAPGLKSPSHISSAGHHPNLPPASGAGTPSSSSMKSPQIMGSSNLGLHSPSASPGHLKSPAMAVGSPGWASPKTALPSPGGPISGKVVGNGGSSSTDTGQSLPPRSSNSTPISQPGSMNPSMPFNSSPDNPPTQNPLSLIMSQMSKYAMPSSTPLYHDAIKTIATSDDEMLPDRPLLSGVSIGGNMGNPQTSQILVSQGPIGPHSDPQSPMGIVSQGQQHLPHDASGPVLSSPNQMGMPAMNPAMMGGGAPDGMGPCNVSPLSQNQMAGFTRIQPPPHGPMHSPIGGMSHSFSQSNEDILPPQQLHLSLLRKGHPHQRPSHPSDSFASLPMGEGPDLSEVIRTSHTGIPEFDLSRIIPSDKPSSTLQYFPKSEPHQNPHQGPLSQQPTPQQLLKQLSSSGPPHGSGPSSNPHLANLQNMMAEQQLPPHPSHGGIRQNMGIPQGGSRGMVSGGGMGPMCPPGHMMGRTGMMPQQQLQQQQAMMANSLLHHPSNPYPGMMSSQQHSHNLMAQQNIMMMQAKQRSMSIPGDPFGPQGPLMSPQGPMMAPSHPQSGMMGPQSLRQRGMSLDNPIGYGPGGMANMPF